The region CTCTTTTTAATCTCGTCGGGGTGAATCGTGGTGGCCGTCGATCTAACGCTCCTACTTTCAAACTGTTCGTCCGAACAATCTGAGAAGTCCGACTGAGAATCTACGTTTAAGTTTTTCATCCTGTTGAATATTTCGTCTGTCGTGTTTATTATCTGGTCATTGTTTGTAGTAGTTTCACATTCATGGAAGATTTCCTGTTCCTCAGTTTCTTCTTCAGATTTATCCTCAGTTTCCTCTTCGGATTTGTCCTCAGTTTCGTCTTCACTGTCAATTCCCAGTTCCAAGTTTATGTCCTTAGCCATTTGTTTTGTGAAGCCAGAACACAAAACTTCGGCGTCCAACGCATCGCTTCTCTGTACGTCAGAAAATTTGGGGTACAATTCGCTTTCATAATCGAAACGcttcttaaaaaatgtttttatacaattaacgTCTcgattaaagaaatattcggCGTTCGGATGTTCTGTTGAAATCATTTGAGGGAAATCGATGATTACCGGTTTCTCGTTTTCGTCCAGAATAATGTTGAACTCGTTGAAATCGCCGTGAATTACTCCGGAATCAGCGAATTTAATGATGAGGTTCATTAAATCATCATATAATGCTAATAATTGGAAAAacgcattaatatttatggtcaacattaaaatacttttactcACCTTCAGTGTTATTGACTTCCATAACATGCGTGAGTAATTTGCCGCGTATAAGCTCCATGACAACACAATGCCTGTTGAAATCAATGGGTTTTGGAACTGGAAACTTCCTCTCATACAAAGCTTTCATGTATGCAAACTCTTTAGTGGCTGAAATGCGGGACAAATACAACCAAGAGGCGGACTTTCTGTGTTTGTGATAATCCCTTTTGTCCTTAACATTTCGGAAACACGTCCGGCCCAGCCTATGCAGTTTTAAACATACTTCTTCACCTTCTGGGTTTGCAACTATGTAAATGTTACTTTCTTTTCCTACTCCAATTTGATTCCCAAAAGAACTAATGACGCTTCGTTTAGTCAAGGAATGAAGTGCCAAATAATCGTAACCAGCATTAGTGAGTCTGTAACcatcatattttttaccacGTTCGTAGCTTAATAATCTGTGTTTGCACAGATCGCGCAACAACTTGTGGAcacctaaaataatattaatttataatgatgtACGAGAAGTGTGCGAATTACGTTTTACCTCCGTGTTGCAGATTGGCAATCGAAGCAGCCATAGGGCCGGGCACTAACTCGTGGTTTTTCATGCCCATTTCGATTGCAGTCAACACGCGGAAATCTTCATGCGTTAAATAACGCATCATGCTAACGTTTAACTTTCCCATTTTTGAGCTTGTGCTGTTGACAACATAAACACATGCACTTGACAAGTTAACCTCAAAATGGAAccgtaaaataacaaaaatgcaGCAGAACTACCTGTCATTGACGTAGACGGAGATATCTATGAAATGAACATTGTTTGTGTATGCAACTAAGATTACACTTAgttcaatttacaaaaatattactggttaaattaaaatatttattgcaaaaatgaataaattaaaaataatctgattctattaataaaataaacaaaaagcaCGGGACATGTTATTGTTTACGGGCGTAGTTCAAGTTGTGCGTCAGAGATTTTTTCTCCAGCAAATTACAAACATATGTGTGTATACACTTGAAAACATAACCCGAACGTATAGTAGATAACACAACAAAAGATTAGCCAGTTATCGATAAACCAGATTGTTTTAGTTGTGTCAGCGTATACGAAACAAACCAATCGTTTTTTGTTGAacgtaaattttttgtatcgTCAATTTCATTGTTATATCCAGTTTGTTGTTACCACATTAAACAATACGAAATGGACAGCAGACcgtttttagatttcttaagGGAGCACTGCGAAATCAGGAGTCAGGTGACCGTATTGTCGCTTAATAGGGTCGTGTTTGCTGACATGGTCGTTGAAATTGGCGAGGCTATTTTGGATAGGGATTTGCACAAAGCCAAAAAAGTTTTGACCAAATGTATGACCTTTTTGAAAACAGAGACAGAGCTACAAACCTACAATATCAAGCACCAACATGTACAAGTTGtggaaattttgttttgttactgctattacaaaactaaatctGATATTGAGGAATGTGCCAGGTATTTTAGAGACACTGAAAGGTTCATAATTTTGATGGGCATGGTACAGTTTGCTGAGAGCAGAgggtatattatttaaattttattaatttatttcatttttatcatgATTGTTAAATTAGGGAAGAGGACAAACTTCTGGAGAGCCAAATATCCtttttgaatgaatatttgaatgagACAAGATTTGCcaggtaaaaaattatacaatgatTAATAAAGGGAAATTGTAAACATGTTAAATTGTTATCAAGAAATTAAgagatgattaattaacatagtTATTAACAAATCCATTGTTAAGTcactttgaatattttcatggTGAGACTAATAATGTTTAGTCTTTTATTGCTTTACAGATTATTTACACCTACAACAGTGCAAATTTAGATAAGAAATTTCAATGCTGCATTcagtaattatttcatttctaaaatctggcgacaaaaaatattttaatatcatgtttttaattaaaaattgttcttaataatggattaaaatatggtgtatgttaaaaattataaattacaatgtataaatataataaaattgctttatttaaataaacagtgaTGAGGATGATTCATTGATCGAGAAAAAAATCCGGTCCAAAGCAGAAAAATCATTAAGCCCAGACGGTACGCCCAAAAACaagaacaaatcaaaaaaagggaagaaatcaaatttagacAGGACGTCATCGCCCACCCAAACTTTATTTGTGAACGGCAATGATGCTGAAACTTCATTTGAAAGAATCGAGGATGCGACCAGTTCCGTACGTTATCAAACTGcggttttattagtttttattataaacgtaTTTTTAGACATTGGTAATACGcgtacaaaagaaaaaagattCGAACGATTTTGGCACGCAAACTGAAGCAAGAAAGGTCACACACAAAGGGGTAAGAATTAAGACAGATCAActgtaataattcaattaacaatatattttttaattagatacaaGTGGACACAAAAGCGCTGTTGGATTCGGAGATTTTAACGGTTGTTctggatataaaaaaatccattGACACCACAAACAAACGTGAACAAGAAATGGAAGATCTAAAggaaaaactacaaaagtCGCAGGACGAAATGAGGAGTTACAAGCAAAAAGTCGACGAAGAGTATcaaaagaagaagaacaaaGATAAAGCAGAGTACAACAACCTTAAGTACGGTGTTGTTTCGCTCGtagttcttttattaaaactgttctTTTAGGAAGTCACTCACCAAGCTGGAACAGGAGCTTAATATGTGCAAGGGAAAAATCCAACAGTCCAATAATACCATCCAAAACCTGCTGAACGCACGCAGAAATTTGCAGAACCTATATTTCAACATGTAAGTAAGCGGGAGCACGTTTTTACAATCTTCTACACTTAATCGTTGCGTTTAGATGCGAGAAGAGGATAAATCAGACGCTACACTTCCTAAAGGTGATGAAAAAGTACGTAGATCGGGACATGGTTTGCGATTCGGACGAACATTGTACGAACTTAAACGTTTGGAAGGCTCATAAAGACAAGATCAACACTGACAAGAGTCTGTATATGGTAAGAAAATTCACTGACAGCTActcagataaaaattatttcgttgacaatgttaatattaaaaaaatacatattttgcatgcttttatactttaaaatggaatataacttaatttttaaacaaaggtAGAAGGGTAATATGTTGTAAAACCGACAATTAAACTTGCTATAAtagttttatcttaaatttcaatgaatattttattcagagGCACTTTTAAACGTGCCTCTTCGCGCCTTGATTAAGTTTAGGCTACTGTTTTAATGATAGGGGAGCTCAGGTCATTGAGATGACTCCTCCAAATGCCGACACAAACGAAGTTCCCGAACATAgccaatttttcagtttcaaaaaCTACTTGATTGGGTGCGAGTTTGGTGGATTCAGTTgtgaaaagatttttaatactgCATCTTTTTACTTCGTACTTAATTAtgcgtaattaaaaataaaatgtttttttttgttttatatttaatgaacacACACTAGTAAAATTGGttcattattgttaatttattttattttttctaagatGCATTTTGATACTTTGGAGAAAGCGATCAAAAACGGGAAAGATTACAACGAAATGGACTGGTCGAAAATAACGGATGTGTGTAACGTCGATCTGTTCACTAAATACGTCGAAATGGCCATTCAAAAGGGTGAAAGGTATTGAAATTGGcccatttatttacaattatacaatagtttatttttagaaaactt is a window of Aethina tumida isolate Nest 87 chromosome 7, icAetTumi1.1, whole genome shotgun sequence DNA encoding:
- the LOC109597238 gene encoding uncharacterized protein LOC109597238; this encodes MDSRPFLDFLREHCEIRSQVTVLSLNRVVFADMVVEIGEAILDRDLHKAKKVLTKCMTFLKTETELQTYNIKHQHVQVVEILFCYCYYKTKSDIEECARYFRDTERFIILMGMVQFAESRGEEDKLLESQISFLNEYLNETRFASDEDDSLIEKKIRSKAEKSLSPDGTPKNKNKSKKGKKSNLDRTSSPTQTLFVNGNDAETSFERIEDATSSTLVIRVQKKKDSNDFGTQTEARKVTHKGIQVDTKALLDSEILTVVLDIKKSIDTTNKREQEMEDLKEKLQKSQDEMRSYKQKVDEEYQKKKNKDKAEYNNLKKSLTKLEQELNMCKGKIQQSNNTIQNLLNARRNLQNLYFNICEKRINQTLHFLKVMKKYVDRDMVCDSDEHCTNLNVWKAHKDKINTDKSLYMMHFDTLEKAIKNGKDYNEMDWSKITDVCNVDLFTKYVEMAIQKGERKLEQTKRQNNNPPIPNRQTYLYDMKDIPETITVRATPGTSTEHFDEVERKRTLQMYKKEPIGKVPPPEYEMSEKALYQYLMDNTGMSEDVLCSVVVDIVSKRNTGICGMRKEEILKEIKKMFESKGKRNWIMPNEAASWRYENSDKNCTICLDDYSAKTCYTLPCMHKFHKKCIQKWLKNNSCCPICRVHTVLDDDFPPLG
- the LOC109607217 gene encoding uncharacterized protein LOC109607217, which gives rise to MGKLNVSMMRYLTHEDFRVLTAIEMGMKNHELVPGPMAASIANLQHGGVHKLLRDLCKHRLLSYERGKKYDGYRLTNAGYDYLALHSLTKRSVISSFGNQIGVGKESNIYIVANPEGEEVCLKLHRLGRTCFRNVKDKRDYHKHRKSASWLYLSRISATKEFAYMKALYERKFPVPKPIDFNRHCVVMELIRGKLLTHVMEVNNTEALYDDLMNLIIKFADSGVIHGDFNEFNIILDENEKPVIIDFPQMISTEHPNAEYFFNRDVNCIKTFFKKRFDYESELYPKFSDVQRSDALDAEVLCSGFTKQMAKDINLELGIDSEDETEDKSEEETEDKSEEETEEQEIFHECETTTNNDQIINTTDEIFNRMKNLNVDSQSDFSDCSDEQFESRSVRSTATTIHPDEIKKRIKKQMSARDRKERAKKAVAKGEASAVTRTRRENNDTIKQSKGMWE